Below is a genomic region from Pleuronectes platessa chromosome 5, fPlePla1.1, whole genome shotgun sequence.
GTAAGTTTGCCAGCTCACGCATGAACTCCCCATCCCAGGCCCGGAGCCTAGAGCCACTGTCAGTGGAACAAGAAAAGATGTTTCATGTAAACAGTAATATATTGTCCTACTTGCCTGTTGAGTGTAGCATCCCCTCACAAGTGCAACCAGGCTTGAAGGAAAAGACCCACTGAGTCACACTGTTTTTGCTCATGCGACTTGAGATGCACCTATGTTCAATGCACAAGCTACTGCAAAGTTCAAAATCAATTACATCACGGCCCTGCTgagagaaaacaggaagtgaggtctCATGTCAGCGTATCAGCTTTGTTCGTCAGCACCAACCGACCTTTATCACTAAACCTTGTCAGGACACAGTTTACAGGAAAGAGATGTACAGTGGGCAATATTAGAGTTGACTGAATTGTTAGGTTAtacaaataaaggaaaaacaatgttaatATTCTTGTTAGGAAGATATTATGAATGCTCTTCAGATATATACATGTACAGCATTTTATATATGTGCCTATACACAGTGAGTAATAAGTGTAGAATGattcattttgtaaaaaaaaattctgaagtAATTGAAGGTCAAAACAGTAATTTGAtcgttaaaatgtattttctggcAATTTTACATTTATCTGCTATTAATAGTAATACTACATGGTACTGctgcatttttctattttgtaatgTTATTTACTCTGCCAGGGAGGTAATTTCTTCAttgctatttttttttctttgtttgattaTTACGCAAAAACGACTAAACCAAAATTTCTTGAAATTTGGTGTGAGTTAGGGGTATGGACCCACTTCTCTCGAGTGCCCCTGTAGTTTGTTTAAGGGTTTATTTGTCTAAATAATTGCAACAaagggccttttttttttctttttttttcaaggaaTAATCcacaaattcttattttaaaaGATCTGTAGTATTTAGCCATCTGATATTAATGTGTGTACAATTTTTCACAGATCCAAATTAATATCTAAAGCCagcagatttaaatattttgtatagGGGGGGTTGTCTTTTGTCGGTCATATAATAATGTTATTTCTACAAAAATATATGTTGCATTGGTTTTCATTTACATGTGTCACTCCAGTTTTACCTCAATGTCTTGATAATCAAGAGTGACTTGGAGGGTAAGAAGATGTGacaatcaccatcatcatcatcatcatcatcaccactgaCATTGTTGTTCTTTatcaatgtgttttcagtgtttgcCCTTATTACAAATTACTCATCACTCATGCAGCCCTCAAAGCCTGGAGCTCAGTCAGCACAGCTGGGTCTTCaagatgcacacgcacacacttaaatacaaataataagatATCTGGGGATGTGAGAAATCTCTCTTAAGGTTCAAAACTAGTCACTAATGTGAAGATGGCTGTTCCTTTGTTCCTCTGAGGTCTCATTATACTCTGATCGATTCATTAATCACTTCTGTTGACCCCTCTATTTTCCACCCCCTCTGTTCAGGTCAGGGTAGAAGAGCATCTCTATACATGCTGCTCTTactccattgattttcaacatttgattcagtttgaaaacaggagagaaagaggggagatAAGCAGACGGACAAGAAACAATGATAAAACTAACAACACTTCCTGCAGTTAATCATTCGTCTTTATTCCTGGAACTAAAGCCTTCCCTCAAACCAAGAAAGTTGtgctttaatgtgtgtgtgtgtgtgtgtgtttgtttgttaactgGGTTAAGCAATAACTTCTGGATGGCTTACTACAAAACTCATAGCtcagggaagaatccattacattttggtgcggatGCGAAACAGAGGGATGACCCAAGACTTTCCTTTCCCTTTCTTTAAGATTGTGAGATCGGGCACTTCTCATCATTTTCATCGATTTCAAAGAgaaaaattcatggatcttgatgaaaacattcTGACCGGTTTAGGGGACAAATTTTTATGAGTGTGAGCTCCATTCGAGTATCAGATGACAAATGACCTGAAGGAGCTTTTCTAGTCCGTGACCCAAACTAACACTTCACCTCTGCCCCTCAGCGGCGTCTATAACGATGCCTCAGCGTGTTTAATCAAAGCTGTCCAATGGGAAGAGCTCGGCCCCTCCGCCTTCTTTAAACATGATGGACATGGATTTGAATCACATGTTTTGAGCTGAACAATCAGCAGTGATGTAAAAGTTAAAGCTAACGTTTCTTCCTTTATATCGATTACAGACTTTCAAGTCGTCTCTATGCCCACCTTCAAGAGCACGAATCGTATCCATCACACTTAAAGAGACAGCAacgatcagacacacacacacacacaaatgagagGGCACTAGTGATGTATTTTTGGGCCTTATCCCTGACTTGGTAACATTACccagtggacacacacagagacagtttAAAACGAGCTATTGCTGACCTGACACAGAAATAGTGGCTGGGCAGCTGAGCAGCTTCATGGCCCTATATTACAGTCTGGGCCATTAGACACAGCCAAACTATACAGCATTCCCTCATTAATCACAGACCTGTGGGTTTCCAAAgctcagagagaagaggatacagaggacttaaaaaaataaaccagtTCCAGTTGTGCCTGACAGCCATCATCCTTCTGAACATTTGGATCCATTTGTTTTGGAACTGGAGAGGCTTAAGGCTGAAGTTGATTTCACTGCGCTCTGGAGGGAGTTTGAAGAGTGAGAAATGGAGCCTGTTGAGCCAGTAGaagtgagaggaaagagaaacagcCAGGAGGTAAATTTCTGAAACAAACTTATTCAGCTCATCAGAGGAATTTTCCCTTTTCATCACTATTGTCACCGTTTGACTTTATAAGACCCGGAGAATGGAATTAAATAGACTTTCACTATCTTGtttctataaataaattaaaaataacttctttttttaagataatGATGGAAAAGATTATACATAGCTTCTTTACACACTATGAGTGTGAAAATCACATTAATTTAACTGCAAGTGAATTGAGAAGATTACAGTGGATACAAGCAATTATATGTTTTGTGGGCGTTGTCATGTGTATCAGTGGCGCCATCAGGTGGCCGAAACACCGAGACACTAAATTGAAACTTATAATTCCTGCTCTGAGTTTATGAATATGAACATTATAAATGATATGCTCTTTTTTCGCTCTCTTTTAGTCGGCTGATCCTGTTTCTGCTCATCCTAACGAACGCAAGCTAGACACCGACTACGTGCTTAGCATTGTGGGTTTTGTGGCCTTGGTACTCAACCTGCTGACGGTGGTGTTGATGTATGCCTACACGATGGTTTGACGTGTCCACCTGAAGATTATTATGTGGATTTATGGCATTGGATAAGTGAAAGGACGGATGGAAAGACGGGAGACGGGCGGAGTCCTTTGAACACAGGAGTGTTTTGTTCAAACGTCACAATTCAATGAAACTGATATTGTTACCGTTGCGGATTATTTACTGTTATTCAGTCAATATTTGTAAATTGTCtccaaatttattgaaaactgcTAAATCAcagattgttatttttcatACCATGTCtattaattagggcccgagcacctaaCAGAGTGGGAGACGGTGAGACAGTGAGgccccacatttttactttgaggtacttggtGGCTCCTCCGAGTGCCTCCGGAGCCAGTGAGTGAACGCACCCTGGAGAGGGCAGACTGGGAGATGGAGCTTTAGTCAGAGACACATTGGCTAtgggtgtgagagagaggagacaacagggagagagaggaagagagagagggagataaagaggGGCTGGATGAGGTCCCTATAGATTTTGGTGTAGTAATCTGTGACATGTACACATTGAAAGGGACCTAAACACAATGGAGTGTGAATATAAATCATCAAAACTGGGTTGACTACAGCATTTTTTGGGGACTAAAGCAAAAATATGTAGGTTATAATGAGGATGGTAGGAGTGGgagtttttgtatttgtttttattttcagcttgttttttcaaatttttgttttttgaaaataacGAATTTTACTTTGATACAAAGCCACGTCAATGAACCATCAGGGCATAAAGTCTATTTATATTAATGTGTTACTTTGTTATACAATTTGAAcaaacaaagggaaacaaaaaTTCCCACGACAAACTTGTGGGACCAGAAAACATCAAAGATAGGAAACGATATGCCACATAAAAAGTCTCATTGGTTAAGATACTTGAGATGTTCTGCTGTATGAATATTTACAAAGTACTGCAGGGACATGTGATATTATCAATAAATACCAatgtgaaatgtaaacaaaaatgtGCATGAAGAGACGTGCACAACAGCAGATGAGATGTATATGCGTTTGTTTTTCTTGCTTGACTCTTACTCTTCACAGAAATATCCTAAGAACTCCAGACACAGGATCAGACATTATATGACAGatcaatatatacagtaaatgactGACTGAGTATGTGACTGTTAAATACATGTGCTGTATATTGATATGCGTACGCTGTGTTTGTACATGTTTTTTCTTACAGCGTGCGTTTTAGTCTCTGATATTCTCTGAACATATGTCCATAATGATGTTGAACTATGTTTTCGAAGGATTTTTCAGATTTCTCTCTTTAAGGAGCAGGTGCAGTGCAATTATTTGGAATAATGTTAATGTCAGGCAGAATTTGACAGCTTGTGATAATGTCAATCTTCTCGGACACGGCCTTCAGGTCGTCCAGAATTAACCTGATGCTGTGAGAAGCGTTGATGATGGCCCCCTGCGATGTGTTCAGCTGAGCGGTCGCACTGCGCACCTTcacaaaaaacaatcaaacaaatggAACACTATGAAGTACGGTGAAGGCATGATCGTTTGCAATTCACAAGACTTAAATCAGCTAACTTACAAGTGACAAAGGTATTGTACCTTAGTCAGACGATAATAAATTCATTCTCATATTTCTAAGACCGATTCCACTTTATTTGAAGTCTTTCTGCAGCACTGAACACGTGACCATTTTCCTCTCCATTCTAATGCTAAGCTTCTGACATTATAGGATACACTTACTGTGTCAAATCATTGTTGGTGCTGAATTTAGTGTGGCAGCATTATTGCGTTTGCTTTTCTTGTACAGAACTCAAATTTGTCATTCAGTTCCAAGTGAAGTGGCCCCAGTGGTTAAGGCAATGTTTGGTAAGGATACTTGACAACAAAATATGATACTTCATTCTGACAACACTGGAACTTTTGGACCGAAACCCATTATTTTCAGTAGAAGATTCTGAACTCAGGACTtagatttttaatttaatttttctatttcatttgTTTGGATCCAtttttctgttgacaaattataCAGCATGAGATAAATTTGGTAATATTTTGGATTGAAGTTGATTATTTTCAATGGAAACATTTTTGACTCAGACTTGTGTAAGGGTCTGCACAGACTGGTGCCCCGCAGACAAATATTTATGACCAGGGGCACAAGAAGTTCAGTGACAGCAGGTCAGCCTCTCTGCTAATGTAGAAACCCAGTTTGTTATAAGCATGCACGTATCTGGTATACATGTCCACTTACGTTTGTAAGTATCTAAGGCCCTTGAGTGCCTTGTCACACTATAATACCTTTAAAGGTAATGTATGAAAGGGATTTAATggtacaattaaaaaaatatatatatataatgtataatgaAAAGCGCCTCAAACACAATATCATACCTCTCTGGTGGCACTGCTATAAACCTGCCGAACTGTCTGTGACACGTTGTGATACAGCCGACTGTTggactcctgcagcttctgttgTAAGAGTGTGTCACCTGCAGATGAACAGATTGGCAGGTCAGAGAAACAACTGAAACTTAACTTGTCCTCCATCGGTTCACTTATACAGTTGATCGGAACCAAAATATTGTTGAGATGTcatgaaaatatttattaattattggtTACAAAGTGATAATTGTTCATCACATTTATCACCACAATGTATGATTCTAAGCATGGCTACTCAGATCGTGTTTACTTGCTGTATTTCATGATGTTAGTACAGTACAGTGTGCACAGCCAATTGGGAGCTTCCTGTAAACAGATAACAACTTGTTCAGAGTTCTCAACTGCTTCTTAAACTCatctgttttaaatcaataaatgcAGCTGGATCGATGAATTCATACATCCAGAGGATCTATTCACCGAGGAAGACTGTGAGATAGACATTCCTGTCACACAGGAAGTTTCATCATTGGAGTAGCTACTGTTATAAATCGGACTGGTAATCCTCACCATGTGGCCTGTGTGTGGGGCTGGGTCTATCCTCCACAATGGACTGTATGTCCGGATGATCTCTGACCACAATGAGAGGAGGCAGGTCTCTGCTGAGAACCTGAGCGCTCTCCTGGATCACTGCAGAGGCTCGGTCCACCGCCTCCCCCTCACTGTCGGTTTCTGACGCCTCCCCTGGAACCTGACAGCATTCAACATCACAGAGACAACCAACTGGGGATTCAGAGGACGAGTGGGTGCAGACATGGATTGATGttcatgacaacaacaacacaaacagcaacaaaaacaacacacatacacacacaccttggcCCCGGCTGAGGCAGTTTGTGGAGCAGGCAGGGAAGTGATGTAGACTTCATCATCAGAGTCCGTCTCAGACGCTTCACCCTGCACCACGATCTGGTACCTGCTGGAcatgactgcacacacacaataaaacgtCTTAGGCTAAATAACCATGAAAATACTCTCAGACATGCGACACACAATTTCCCCCTGAACTCGGAGATAAACTATGAATTTCACATGTTATCTAAACGCTCAATGTTAAAATATTCAGTGAAACACATCATCAAACCTTCTCAGTGAACTCAAGAGCACACAAATCACATGAGCAACAAGGAAGTGGCTTGTTTAGAACGGTCACATGACAAGTGACGTTTCACGCCGCGATTGGAGTACACGCATCTAGAGTGTGTTTGTAATATCACCCGGTGTACTTTAGGCAGACACTGCATCACACACTTCATTTGTGGCCTCTACTTAAGCTCAATAAGTTGTATTAGTTGATATATAAGTTCTCTGTACGACATTGGTTATTGTTGGGAGTGA
It encodes:
- the bloc1s3 gene encoding biogenesis of lysosome-related organelles complex 1 subunit 3 — its product is MSSRYQIVVQGEASETDSDDEVYITSLPAPQTASAGAKVPGEASETDSEGEAVDRASAVIQESAQVLSRDLPPLIVVRDHPDIQSIVEDRPSPTHRPHGDTLLQQKLQESNSRLYHNVSQTVRQVYSSATREVRSATAQLNTSQGAIINASHSIRLILDDLKAVSEKIDIITSCQILPDINIIPNNCTAPAP